In Nitrospirota bacterium, the following are encoded in one genomic region:
- a CDS encoding chloride channel protein, whose amino-acid sequence MMLKNIKEPTVLFISILKWVVLATIIGVIVGLSTAVFLKILNGSITYTNQYHLYFLTLPAALFLSSILTKYLAPEAGGHGTEKVIEAVHKQSGNIKALVVPVKLITTVITLVSGGSAGKEGPCAQIGAGLSSIFANLFRFEESDRKKLVICGISAGFASVFGTPIAGAIFGVEVLFVGGILYDVLLPSFISGLISYQVSSAMGITYFYHPIEFVYIFSESFFLKVVLGGIFFGICSFLLIEVLKIGEKISRVIKIWSPLKGLIGGFLLIGLALIFSRRYLGLGLNSIEYFLQGGKADWFDFILKMVFTSITLNFCGSGGIVTPTFFIGAASGSLFARMLGEDIATFSAIGLVSLLAGAANTPIAASIMAVELFGARIAPYAAVACVISFLMTGHRSVYPSQILAVKKSSSLEVEIGKEIEGIKPEYKHRRKSLTSAGLRIARKIKKDKKEE is encoded by the coding sequence GTGATGCTAAAGAACATAAAAGAACCGACAGTACTCTTCATCAGTATTCTAAAATGGGTGGTCTTAGCAACAATTATAGGAGTAATTGTAGGTTTATCAACTGCGGTATTCCTGAAGATATTGAATGGGAGTATAACTTATACAAATCAGTATCACCTATACTTTCTCACTCTTCCTGCGGCGTTATTTTTGAGTTCTATCCTGACAAAATATCTGGCGCCCGAAGCAGGGGGGCATGGGACAGAGAAGGTGATCGAGGCTGTCCATAAGCAATCCGGAAATATAAAGGCGCTGGTTGTCCCAGTGAAGCTTATTACTACGGTCATCACCCTTGTCTCTGGCGGCTCTGCAGGGAAAGAAGGACCCTGTGCCCAGATTGGGGCCGGGCTCTCGTCGATTTTTGCGAATCTCTTTAGATTTGAAGAGAGTGACCGCAAAAAACTGGTCATATGTGGGATCAGTGCGGGATTCGCCTCTGTCTTCGGTACCCCCATAGCAGGGGCCATATTTGGTGTCGAGGTTCTCTTTGTAGGCGGTATTTTATATGATGTCCTTCTGCCGTCTTTTATTTCAGGGCTTATAAGCTATCAGGTCTCATCAGCTATGGGGATAACCTACTTTTATCATCCCATTGAATTTGTCTATATCTTCAGTGAATCCTTCTTTCTAAAGGTAGTACTGGGAGGGATATTCTTTGGCATCTGTTCATTCTTACTTATTGAGGTATTGAAGATAGGTGAAAAAATTTCCAGAGTGATCAAGATATGGTCTCCGCTGAAGGGACTTATTGGAGGTTTTCTTCTTATAGGTTTAGCCTTGATATTTTCAAGGCGATATCTTGGTCTCGGGCTTAATTCAATCGAGTATTTTTTACAAGGTGGAAAAGCCGACTGGTTTGACTTTATCCTGAAGATGGTCTTCACCAGTATTACGCTGAACTTCTGCGGAAGTGGAGGGATCGTTACTCCCACGTTCTTTATTGGTGCCGCCTCCGGGAGTCTGTTCGCAAGGATGCTGGGAGAGGATATCGCCACCTTTTCAGCCATCGGTCTGGTGAGCCTTCTTGCAGGTGCCGCCAATACACCGATTGCCGCAAGCATTATGGCGGTGGAGTTGTTTGGGGCAAGGATAGCACCTTATGCAGCCGTGGCCTGCGTGATCAGCTTCCTGATGACCGGCCATAGAAGTGTATACCCCTCACAGATCCTTGCTGTTAAG
- a CDS encoding glycerate kinase: MKNRKKLISIFDAALKSVESYDSVRKSISLRNEEIIINGQVAYKINDFNKLVVVGAGKATAPMAQAVEDIFGERIDNGIIIVKYGHTRPLKKIIQIEASHPLPDASGLAGTNSIMEMLHNADAKTLVICLLSGGASSLLVSPVGDITLDDKKYVTDLLLKAGATINELNVLRKHISGVKGGRLAEMAYPASVVTLVLSDVIGDRLDVIASGPTVPDSSTFRDAMDVIGKYKLEDKVPDSVLRYIGKGLQGEIEETPMQDGVLFGNVRNVIVGSIKQALAAAAEKAESLGHKAEIIATDIQGDVSQVAGYLAEKAIEAKKPLKNGSEPVCLLSGGETTVAVKGKGLGGRNQELALAFAMAIEGEKGITMLSAGTDGTDGPTDAAGAIVDGETFSLACKYGIDPITYLGNNDSYNFFKNLDSLTGMHHHMITGPTWTNVMDMQIMLAEAGD, translated from the coding sequence ATGAAAAATAGAAAAAAACTTATAAGCATTTTTGATGCCGCACTGAAATCAGTGGAATCATACGACTCTGTCCGCAAATCGATAAGTCTCCGGAATGAGGAAATAATTATCAATGGGCAGGTTGCATATAAAATAAACGACTTTAACAAACTGGTCGTTGTAGGTGCAGGAAAGGCAACTGCACCTATGGCTCAGGCCGTTGAAGATATATTTGGAGAACGGATTGATAACGGGATTATCATAGTAAAATATGGACATACGAGACCGCTTAAAAAGATAATACAGATTGAGGCATCGCATCCGCTGCCTGATGCTTCCGGACTTGCAGGAACAAATAGTATAATGGAAATGCTGCATAATGCTGATGCGAAGACGCTTGTCATATGTCTGCTTTCCGGCGGTGCTTCCTCCTTGCTTGTTTCACCTGTAGGCGATATTACTCTGGATGACAAAAAGTATGTGACAGACCTGCTGCTCAAAGCAGGCGCAACGATAAATGAATTGAATGTTCTCAGGAAGCATATATCAGGGGTCAAAGGGGGACGGCTTGCAGAGATGGCGTATCCTGCATCGGTAGTGACTCTCGTACTGTCTGATGTAATCGGTGACAGGCTTGATGTTATTGCCTCCGGTCCCACTGTTCCGGATAGTTCAACCTTTAGAGATGCCATGGATGTAATAGGGAAATATAAACTTGAAGATAAGGTGCCTGATAGTGTACTCAGATATATCGGGAAGGGTTTGCAGGGAGAGATAGAAGAGACACCGATGCAGGACGGCGTTTTATTCGGTAATGTAAGGAATGTAATTGTGGGAAGTATTAAGCAAGCCCTTGCTGCAGCAGCGGAAAAAGCAGAATCTCTGGGACATAAGGCTGAAATAATTGCCACTGATATTCAGGGTGATGTTTCACAGGTAGCAGGATATTTGGCAGAGAAGGCAATTGAAGCCAAAAAACCATTGAAGAACGGAAGCGAACCGGTTTGTCTCCTGTCAGGCGGTGAGACTACTGTGGCAGTCAAGGGGAAAGGGCTTGGAGGCAGAAACCAGGAGTTGGCCCTTGCATTTGCCATGGCAATCGAAGGAGAGAAAGGTATAACCATGCTTTCTGCGGGTACGGATGGTACAGATGGCCCTACGGATGCGGCAGGGGCGATAGTTGATGGTGAAACATTCTCTCTTGCGTGCAAATATGGAATTGACCCTATCACGTATCTCGGAAATAACGACTCATATAATTTTTTCAAAAATCTTGATTCTCTTACAGGGATGCATCATCACATGATAACAGGTCCGACATGGACAAATGTCATGGACATGCAGATCATGCTGGCAGAGGCAGGTGACTGA
- a CDS encoding glycosyl transferase: protein MADFYQTDLIITLHRLGSPGLERIESELMEYSRQRPIALVLPALVTEFQGEAIKGIIAELKKVKYIREVILTLGRAHDNEFRDVREFMSQLPCEVKIVHNEGKRIKEIYATLERNNVWAGEDGKGRSAWIAYGYVIANAQSEVIALHDCDIVTYNRGMLARLCYPVANPNIDVVFCKGFYSRITDKMHGRVTRLLMTPIIRALQKLVGPNPFLLFMDSFRYPLAGEFAMITDMARTNRIPWDWGLEVGVLSEVFRNYSPRRVCQVDIADNYEHKHQQLSPDDARKGLMRMSVDICKSLFRFLAAEGVVLSDSFFKSLQVAYVRLAEDTMVKYEADAAINGLKFDRHEEAGAVEAFANAIRLASEAYSENPMTAPLIPNWNRVTSAIPSILDMLKKAVDEDNR from the coding sequence ATGGCAGACTTCTATCAAACAGATTTGATAATTACATTACACAGGCTTGGAAGTCCTGGACTGGAAAGGATTGAGTCTGAACTCATGGAATACTCCAGGCAAAGGCCGATAGCGTTGGTTCTTCCTGCTCTTGTTACAGAGTTTCAGGGTGAGGCAATTAAAGGAATAATTGCAGAATTAAAAAAGGTCAAATATATCCGTGAGGTCATTCTCACCCTTGGCAGGGCGCATGATAATGAATTCAGGGATGTCAGAGAGTTCATGTCGCAGCTCCCCTGTGAAGTAAAGATTGTTCATAACGAGGGTAAAAGGATTAAGGAGATTTATGCAACGCTGGAGAGAAATAATGTCTGGGCCGGGGAAGATGGCAAGGGGCGTTCTGCGTGGATCGCCTATGGATACGTTATCGCTAACGCACAATCTGAAGTCATAGCGCTGCATGACTGCGATATAGTTACATATAACAGGGGAATGCTTGCCAGGTTGTGCTATCCCGTTGCAAATCCCAATATAGATGTAGTGTTTTGCAAAGGCTTCTATAGCAGAATAACCGACAAAATGCACGGAAGGGTGACCAGGCTGTTAATGACCCCGATCATCAGGGCCTTGCAAAAACTTGTGGGACCAAATCCCTTTCTCCTGTTCATGGATAGCTTCAGGTATCCGCTTGCAGGGGAATTTGCAATGATAACTGATATGGCAAGGACTAACAGGATACCATGGGACTGGGGGCTTGAGGTCGGTGTACTTTCCGAGGTCTTCAGAAATTATTCACCACGCCGGGTTTGCCAGGTTGACATAGCTGATAATTATGAGCATAAGCATCAACAGCTTTCCCCTGATGATGCCCGAAAAGGATTGATGAGGATGTCTGTGGACATTTGCAAATCCCTTTTCAGATTCCTTGCTGCTGAGGGGGTTGTCCTTTCTGACAGTTTTTTTAAATCGCTTCAGGTGGCGTACGTAAGGCTTGCCGAGGATACTATGGTGAAGTACGAAGCGGATGCTGCAATTAACGGCCTCAAATTTGACAGACATGAAGAGGCGGGCGCTGTTGAGGCATTTGCAAATGCCATAAGGCTTGCATCCGAGGCATATTCAGAAAACCCGATGACTGCCCCGCTGATCCCAAACTGGAACAGGGTCACCTCTGCCATACCCAGCATACTTGATATGCTGAAAAAGGCCGTGGACGAGGACAATAGATGA
- a CDS encoding glycosyltransferase, with product MDNTDILVGIASYNNAGTIGHVVKAVDAGLVKYFPDKRAIIVNSDGGSKDGTPDIVRSAVHDHAAMFLSHPVYPIHRISMPYSGIPGKGSAFRALFRKAVEMKAEACCVVDADLRSITPEWLELLLSPVIQKGFDFVAPLYSRHKYDGTITNSIVYPVTRALYGRRVRQPIGGEFGFSGKMAEFYVSQEVWESHVARFGVDIWMTTEAIANDFKVCQTFLGAKIHDPKDPGSDLADMLLQVVATLFNLMEKHHDKWKDEKGSSDVPTFGFRYHVGLESVKVNAEKMLNIFKAGLNDLRGIWKDVMGPGDLGELESLGNLSVGEFRFPDGLWTRVIYDFIVAYHKKVMSPEHLIRSLVPLYLGKTASFVFEVENMEQEGAEACIETLCLEFENNKDYLVTNWK from the coding sequence ATGGATAATACAGACATCCTTGTTGGAATCGCCAGTTATAATAATGCCGGGACTATCGGACATGTTGTAAAGGCAGTAGATGCAGGACTTGTAAAATATTTTCCGGATAAACGGGCGATCATCGTCAACTCGGATGGAGGCTCAAAGGATGGGACACCGGATATCGTGAGATCAGCCGTACATGATCATGCCGCGATGTTTCTTTCTCATCCCGTGTATCCTATTCACAGGATCAGCATGCCTTACAGCGGAATTCCGGGTAAGGGGAGCGCCTTCAGGGCCTTATTCCGTAAGGCTGTAGAGATGAAGGCAGAGGCATGTTGTGTTGTAGATGCGGATTTACGCAGTATAACGCCTGAGTGGTTAGAGCTTCTTCTGTCACCTGTTATTCAAAAGGGTTTTGACTTTGTAGCCCCGCTCTACAGCAGGCATAAGTATGATGGGACTATTACCAACTCAATTGTCTATCCTGTAACAAGGGCGCTCTATGGCAGGAGGGTCAGGCAACCCATAGGAGGGGAGTTTGGATTTTCCGGAAAAATGGCGGAGTTTTATGTGTCACAGGAGGTATGGGAAAGCCATGTTGCACGCTTTGGTGTAGATATATGGATGACAACAGAGGCGATTGCCAATGATTTCAAGGTCTGTCAGACCTTTCTGGGAGCAAAAATTCACGACCCTAAAGATCCCGGTTCAGACCTGGCTGATATGCTGTTGCAGGTAGTGGCTACCCTGTTTAATCTGATGGAGAAACACCATGATAAATGGAAGGATGAAAAGGGCTCATCTGATGTCCCGACCTTTGGTTTCAGATACCACGTGGGGCTTGAATCCGTAAAGGTAAATGCAGAGAAGATGCTGAACATATTCAAAGCAGGGTTAAACGATCTGCGGGGTATCTGGAAGGATGTAATGGGACCGGGAGATCTTGGTGAGTTAGAAAGTCTTGGAAACCTTTCCGTCGGGGAATTTCGTTTCCCGGACGGATTATGGACAAGGGTTATATATGACTTTATTGTTGCTTATCATAAAAAGGTGATGTCTCCGGAACACCTTATCAGGTCTCTTGTACCTTTATATCTCGGGAAGACGGCATCATTTGTGTTTGAAGTGGAAAACATGGAACAGGAAGGCGCGGAGGCCTGCATAGAAACATTGTGTCTGGAGTTTGAAAATAACAAAGACTACCTTGTAACTAACTGGAAATGA
- a CDS encoding cation:proton antiporter: protein MIYNKLSLVVLTLITSLVIPAISFATETTQGGGEHGSNITIIFLWVAIVLILAKVSALVERVGQPAVLGEILMGICLGNLPLLGIYFFAPMVSNEIMHFLAELGVVILLFYIGMESSVESMAKVGVQSFLVATVGVVVPFVLGTYVAGPILMPGHSANTYLFLGSILTATSVGITARVLKDIGKSQTAESRVIIGAAVIDDIMGLVILAVVSAIVFKGSVSMAEMGIILAKAIIFLVGAVLIGMPLAPFLGKFFSRIHTGIGMKFALVISFGLVFAYLASLVGLAPIVGAFAGGLILKPVHFREFERPGIVDEIEEAVHESETRGAFIAKIKGITESHSEKHTEDFVDHLGHFLVPIFFVITGMQVKLEAFMDFKIVLLSLGIFVIAVIGKIVAGFVCGKGINKWVVGVGMIPRGEVGLIFANMGKSLGVMDDNIFSAIVVVIMLTTLVTPPVLSALLKD from the coding sequence ATGATTTACAATAAGTTATCATTAGTAGTTCTGACATTAATTACATCTTTAGTGATTCCGGCGATCTCATTTGCCACGGAGACTACGCAGGGTGGCGGTGAACACGGCTCCAACATAACCATAATATTCCTCTGGGTCGCCATCGTCCTGATACTTGCCAAGGTCTCTGCCCTTGTAGAGCGTGTCGGGCAGCCTGCGGTCCTGGGTGAAATATTAATGGGAATCTGTCTTGGCAACCTGCCCCTCCTTGGCATTTACTTCTTTGCGCCGATGGTCTCTAATGAGATCATGCATTTCCTCGCAGAACTCGGTGTGGTTATACTACTGTTTTACATAGGCATGGAGAGCAGTGTTGAAAGCATGGCCAAAGTTGGTGTCCAGTCTTTCCTGGTTGCCACTGTAGGAGTCGTAGTACCCTTTGTATTAGGGACATACGTTGCCGGTCCGATCTTAATGCCTGGACATTCTGCTAATACATATCTTTTCCTGGGTTCAATACTGACAGCTACATCTGTAGGCATCACTGCAAGGGTGCTTAAGGACATAGGGAAATCGCAGACAGCCGAATCAAGGGTCATTATAGGCGCAGCAGTCATAGATGATATTATGGGACTTGTAATCCTTGCCGTTGTCTCTGCGATAGTTTTTAAGGGAAGTGTCAGCATGGCTGAGATGGGCATCATACTGGCGAAGGCAATAATCTTCCTTGTAGGAGCAGTCCTTATAGGTATGCCGCTTGCCCCATTCCTTGGTAAGTTCTTCTCAAGGATACATACAGGGATAGGAATGAAGTTCGCCCTCGTTATTTCTTTCGGGCTTGTCTTTGCGTACCTTGCATCTTTAGTCGGATTGGCGCCTATAGTAGGCGCTTTCGCCGGCGGACTGATATTAAAGCCTGTACATTTCAGGGAATTCGAAAGACCAGGGATAGTTGATGAGATTGAGGAAGCTGTACATGAGAGTGAAACCCGTGGCGCCTTTATTGCAAAGATCAAGGGGATAACAGAATCTCATTCCGAGAAACATACAGAAGATTTTGTGGACCACCTGGGTCATTTCCTGGTTCCGATATTCTTTGTCATTACAGGGATGCAGGTAAAGTTGGAGGCATTCATGGATTTTAAGATAGTCCTCCTGTCGCTCGGTATATTTGTCATAGCAGTAATCGGCAAGATAGTTGCCGGCTTCGTGTGTGGAAAAGGGATCAATAAATGGGTTGTAGGAGTCGGTATGATACCCCGTGGAGAAGTCGGCCTTATCTTTGCCAATATGGGTAAGTCACTTGGTGTAATGGATGATAATATATTTTCAGCAATCGTGGTGGTTATAATGCTCACAACCCTCGTGACACCGCCGGTGCTGTCTGCTTTATTAAAAGACTGA